A segment of the Candidatus Delongbacteria bacterium genome:
AGGCCGGTCAGCCAGATCGGGCTGGATCGCGACAGCGACTTCCTGTACTACCGCAACCAGATTCGTGCTCTCGAGCGCCAGGGTGAGGTCTTCCTCAGTTGCTCCAACCACTGGAACGGTTTCGCCCCGACCAGCCTGGCCCAGCTGGCTCGACGCCTTGAGATGACACTGCCCCCCTTCGGCGAAGCCCAGCAGGACCTGTTCCCGTTGATGGCACTGGAAAGCCTGCCCCCAAGGCCCTGAACCGAGCCGATTCCCCCAGCACGGAGAGCCATTCCCGACGGGCTGTTGCCGGCACATCTCCGGGTCATTGGGCTGGTGGGGAGTCGAATCCTGTCGATTCTAGCTTTGATTGCCAAGACGATCGGAGTATTTGTACGGGTCGATCATTCGCCATAAGGAACGCTGCGGACAAATAAAGAATGGGTTTCCTTTTGATAGCGGCTTGACCAGTTGACGGCTTGATTAGCAAAATCAAACGGTGTGGTGTGGTAGGGAACTCGAGGGCGATCAAGGGGGATAGATCGGGAGCTCGAGGGTGCCCATCAACCAGTCAGACTCAAAAAGAAACCCATTCGCTCCAAGACAAGGCAACCATTGTGCCAGTCCGGGAAGCGAATGGGTACTCTATAAAAAACAAGCACTTGCTGAAGTTGCCTCACCCGTGAAGCTTCTCAGACTTTTTCTCTCTGTACAGCTTCTGCACACCACGTTTGCCAACGCTGTCGCTTTTGCGTAACCTGCCCCTACAACCCTAGCAGGAACAGCAGCTTACGGGAACAGGTTAATGGCCGCTACAACCGCCCGTTCCAGAACAGAGCAAACAAACAAACAGATGCCGCACAGACATGCTTGCCTTTGCACAATATCGTCGCCATTCCCTGAGGAATGGAGAGAGAGAGAGATCAGATGTTGAAGTCGAAAACGTTTCTGATTCTGCCGAACAAACGAAGGAAAGGGTTCTTCAGAAAAAGATAGCGGCTGGCCCTGGTTACATGCCAAACAGACACAGAACCAATAGCAAAATCAGAAACACGGGTGAGGAGAAAAGGAGATTCGAATGGAAAACAACCTTGCGCGCCATCTGCCTAATGACGGGGAGGTTGTCCCAATGGAAGTGGATGTCGAAGTACTTATCCATCGGACACCCAGGACCCTCTCTTCTGAAGAACCCAATTCCTTCGTGGCTCAGATGAGCAAGCTTTGTGCCAATGAGGCATGGATTGGCAAGTCCTTGAAAATCAATGAGTGAAGGGCGCTGCATGACGCCGCTGACGAGCTGCCCTGTTCAATTCCCGCCAAGCACTGCACGAAATCCAACAAGCCCAGAGGCCCCTGGAAACGCGAGATGACTCTGAACCAGCTTTGGAATTGCGCCTTCGTACGATATCGCGACAGGAATGGCGGTACCAATGGAGAGTGTTCCTTGAGCGCGATTGTGACTCCGGCAGAGTAAGGCAGGAGTCACAGCGGCCTGGGTCGTGGCCCGTCACTCAGGCTTCGGCACGTGTCCAATCGGCCAGGAAATCGCCGATGCGCTGGTAGGCCCGTTCGAGGATCCGGTCGTCAGGCAAGGTCACCAGGCGGAAATGCCGTGTTCCCGGCTTCTGGCCGAAACCACCGCCGTGCACGACCACGACTCCGGTCTCACGGATCAGGGCCTTGACGAAGCTTTCATCATCGGAACGGATATCCAGGCTGGGGAAGGCGTAGAATGCGGCCCCGGGCCGAACGCAGCGAATGCCGGGAATCTGGTTCAGCACCCGATCGGTCAGGTCGGCACGCCGCTCGAGGATCTGGATGATGTTCTCCAGATGACTTTTGTCGCCATCCAGGGCCGGTGCAATGGCGTACTGGGCCGGATGGTTGGCCGAGAGCCGGGCCCGGGTCAGCTTGAGCATGGCGTCCAGATAGTCCCGGCAATGCTCTTCCGGACCGGAAACGATGCACCAGCCAATCCGGAAACCGGGTGCCACGAAGTTCTTCGACAGTCCGCTGAAGGTCAGCACGCAGACATCGTCGGTCAGCGAGGCACTGGGCAGGTGCTGCTGTCCGTGAAACAGCAGGCGGTCGTAGATCTCGTCGGAAAAGAGGACCAGATTGTGGCGCCGGCACAGGTCCAGTACACCCAGAAGCGTTTCCCTGTCGCATACCGAGCCGGTGGGATTGTTGGGGTTGATCAGGACGAGGGCGCGGGTCCGGCTGTCGATGCGGGCTTCGATGTCCGCCAGATCCGGCTGCCAGCCATGATCCTCATCCAGCAGGTAGGAGCGCTGCTCCGCTTCCAGCTTGGCCAGCAGCGCGGTGTAGAGCGGATAACCCGGAGCCGGCACCAGCACATTGTCGCCCTGGTCCACCAGCGCGGACAGCGCGATTTCGATGGCTTCCGACGCGCCCGTGGTCACGAAGATGTCGCGAATGGCCTTCACGCCTTTGCCCAGGGCGTCGCGGCGGATCGCATCGCGGGCTTCCTCGATTCCCGAACTGTGACTGTAGCCATTGTGATTCTGGCGCATGGCTTCCGCCGTGGCCTCGATCAGGTGGTCGGGAGTGCGGAAATCGTAGATGTTGGGATCGCCAATATTGAGGTATAGAAGCTCCTTGCCGGCGGCCCGTGCCTGATCGGCGATCAGGACGATGTCGCGAACGGCATAGGTGATCTTCTCGGTTCGGTGAGCCGGCTTGATGGCCATGGTGGCGTGCCTTCCTCGAATGCGCCCGTTCCAGCTTTCGGCGGGCAGTGGACAGTCGCGCCCAACTTAGCACTTGGCTTGCTTGGCGCCAGCCTTGTGCGGGAGCCGGGATCGGGAAAGCAAAGACAAAATTGTCAGAATCCCGTCGCCGATTGTGTCAAATTCGTCACAACAATTCATCCCTTCATACAACGTCGGTCTGCAAGACATTGTAATGATTATATTTGCAAAATTTGTCTGAATTGGCATGACGCTTGCCAGCTGTCCTTTCGTCGCGTGCCCACTTTCCCCGGGGAAGGAGGGAAAGTTCTCACGAGTGACCCTGACGAAAGGAACCCCACATGAAGCGTCTGCCCATCATTCTGTTGACCACGGTGTTGTTCGCTGGCATTGCGCTGGCCGATTCCTGCCGCAAGAGTGACATCCCGCAGTTTGATCTTGCCTCGCGCTCGATCGACTGCAACAATGCCACGCCCCTGGCCGCCGGAGTGTACTCGATCGGGTCCGGCGAGGCCTACTTCTTCTCCTGGACGGGCACAGGCACCGGACTGGAGCTGAATACATGCAGCGAGCTGACGGACTTCGACACCGACCTGAGGATTTTTGACGATTGCAGCGACCCCGCCCAGAACTTCTACCGCGACGGGCTGGGCTCCTGCGGATGGGCCACCTATCTCACCTGCGAGGATTACACCTTCGTGAGTGGCCAGTCCTACCTGATCGTGATCAGCGGCTTCAATACATCGGAGTATGGGCTGTTCGAACTGATTGTCGGCGAGCCTTGCCCGGCTCCTCCGGCACCTCCGGTCAACGACAATCTGGCCGATGCGCTTGAAATCCTGGTGGATGGCGACTGCCTCAGTGGCAGCACGCTGCTGGCCAGCAACGACAACTTGCCACCACTCTACCAGCATGCCTGCTATTCAGGGTACTACAGCAGCACCTCCACCGGCTCCGCCGTGGATGTGTGGTACTGGTTCGAGTCCACCGGTGGCTGCTACACCGTGAGCCTTTGCGGTTCCGGCTATGACACCGTGCTGGCCCTGTACGACGGCAACGGAACCCCCATCGCCACCGACGACGATGAGTGCGGTCTGCAGTCCGAGATCACCAGCTATGCCGCCGGTTGCTGGCTGCCCGCCGGTCCGATCCTGGTGGCCGTGGACGGGTATGGTTCCGCCAAGGGCGACTTCACCCTCTGCGTTAGCGCCTGCACCCCGTCCGACACCCAGGACATGCCCGTCGCCTTCGAGCTGGGCAAGGCCTTCCCGAACCCCTTCAACCCCAGCACCACGATCAACTTCGTGATGGGCCAGACCGCCCGGGCCAACCTGACCGTGTACAACATGGCCGGCCAGGCCGTGGCCACCCTGGTGAATGGTGTGGTGAGTGCCGGTGCCCGGAGCGTGGTGTTTGACGCCAGCGAGCTGACCAGCGGTGTGTACTTCTACACCCTGAATGTCGCCGGCCGGAGCATGACCGAGAAGATGGTTCTGGTGAAGTAAGCGCAGCCTGACTTGCGCGACAGACCTTGTATGGTCGAAGGGCCTCCGTCCAACTGGGCGGGGGCCCTTCCTGTTCTGAATCCTGCGCTGCCTGTAGAGATTCGGTCGTGTGATCGGATTGGCTTCCCGTAGGCATCAGATGCGCAACTAACACAATTCCAACAGTTTGGAATGAACTGACCTCTCTGGCACACGGATTGCAGTACTCTTGGCACCTAAAACCTGATGCCACCAGCATCATCCATCATCAGCCATGGTCCGTCACTGTCATTCAGTGCGATGGAAGCGTGTTTTTGTTCGAACGATAGGACCAATGGGTTGTGCCCCCTGAAGTCCGCCAGGAAAGTCACAGTTACCTGAAGAAATGGAGAGCCCAATGAAGAATGCCCTGACGACTCTTGTGGTCTGCGGAATCGTGGCCGGTGCCGCGATGGCCGATTCCAGCCGCAAAACCGAGATCCAGACCTTCGACTGGTCCAGCCGTACCACCGATTGCAGTGCCGCCACGCCGCTGGCATCCGGCACGTACTCCATCGCCGCGGGCGAGGATTTCTTCTTCTCCTACACCGGTACCGGTGCTGGCATTGCCTTCGACACCTGCGATCCCCTGACCGAGTTCGACACCGATGTGCGCGTCTTCGACGCTTGCGGAGGAACCCAGTTGTTCTACAAGGACGGCCCCAGCGGCCCCTGTGGCTGGCAGACTAACATGACCTGCAACGACATGATCTTCGCGGACGGTGTCGAGTACATCATCGTGATCCATGGCTTCGGCCACGGTTCAGGCGAGTTCGGACTCTTCAACCTGACCATGGGCGCGGCCTGTGATCCGCCCGCTGGCCCCCCGGCCAATGATGACATGGCCGATGCCGAAGAAATCACCGTTGATGGTGCCTGCATCAGCGGCAACACTACCCTGGCCACCAACGACAACCTGCCGCCCCTGTTCCAGCACGCCTGCTACACCGGTTACTACAGCGCCACCTCGTCGGGCGCTTCCACGGACGTGTGGTACTGGTTCGAGTCCACCGGCGGCTGCTACACCGTCAGCCTCTGCGGGTCCACCTATGACACCGTGCTGGCCCTGTACGACGGCAGCGGAACCCCCATCGCCACCGACGACGATGAGTGCAGTCTGCAGTCCGAGATCACCAGCTATGCCGCCGGTTGCTGGCTGCCCGCCGGTCCGATCCTGGTGGCCGTGGACGGCTATGGTTCCTCCAAGGGCGACTTCACCCTCTGCGTGAGCTCCTGCACCCCGTCCGACACCCAGGACATGCCCGTCGCCTTCGAGCTGGGCAAGGCCTTCCCGAACCCCTTCAACCCCAGCACCACGATCAACTTCGTGATGGGCCAGACCGCCGAGGCCAACCTGACCGTGTACAACATGGCCGGCCAGGCCGTGGCCACCCTGGTGAATGGTGTGGTGAGTGCCGGTGCCCAGAGTGTGGTGTTCGACGCCAGCGAGCTGACCAGCGGTGTGTACTTCTACACCCTGAATGTCGCCGGCCAGAGCATGACCGAGAAGATGGTTCTGGTGAAGTAATTTCACCCTGCCTTGATTTCGATGATCAGAAGAATTGCCCCCCGGCCCGTGCCGGGGGGCTTTTTCGTTTGCGTGATCTCGCCACTGAGCAAGTGTTCAGAACTGTTGAGCCACTGTTCAAGATCCAGCGCATCACCAAATCCGATGCAAATGATGCTGGCTTCAACTCATTGAATAAATGCGAGTTAACCACGCGGATCGCGTGAGTCTCTTCTGGCATTGTTCTTGCTGGCTGTTTGTGTCCTGAAAACCTGCGCGCTTGGAAACCAACGAACACATTGTTCACCGTGTCCTTCACACGAAAGGAAGAAGTATGTCCATGAAAAAAATCCTCTGTGCCACGATGGTGC
Coding sequences within it:
- a CDS encoding aminotransferase class I/II-fold pyridoxal phosphate-dependent enzyme; the encoded protein is MAIKPAHRTEKITYAVRDIVLIADQARAAGKELLYLNIGDPNIYDFRTPDHLIEATAEAMRQNHNGYSHSSGIEEARDAIRRDALGKGVKAIRDIFVTTGASEAIEIALSALVDQGDNVLVPAPGYPLYTALLAKLEAEQRSYLLDEDHGWQPDLADIEARIDSRTRALVLINPNNPTGSVCDRETLLGVLDLCRRHNLVLFSDEIYDRLLFHGQQHLPSASLTDDVCVLTFSGLSKNFVAPGFRIGWCIVSGPEEHCRDYLDAMLKLTRARLSANHPAQYAIAPALDGDKSHLENIIQILERRADLTDRVLNQIPGIRCVRPGAAFYAFPSLDIRSDDESFVKALIRETGVVVVHGGGFGQKPGTRHFRLVTLPDDRILERAYQRIGDFLADWTRAEA
- a CDS encoding T9SS type A sorting domain-containing protein — translated: MKRLPIILLTTVLFAGIALADSCRKSDIPQFDLASRSIDCNNATPLAAGVYSIGSGEAYFFSWTGTGTGLELNTCSELTDFDTDLRIFDDCSDPAQNFYRDGLGSCGWATYLTCEDYTFVSGQSYLIVISGFNTSEYGLFELIVGEPCPAPPAPPVNDNLADALEILVDGDCLSGSTLLASNDNLPPLYQHACYSGYYSSTSTGSAVDVWYWFESTGGCYTVSLCGSGYDTVLALYDGNGTPIATDDDECGLQSEITSYAAGCWLPAGPILVAVDGYGSAKGDFTLCVSACTPSDTQDMPVAFELGKAFPNPFNPSTTINFVMGQTARANLTVYNMAGQAVATLVNGVVSAGARSVVFDASELTSGVYFYTLNVAGRSMTEKMVLVK
- a CDS encoding T9SS type A sorting domain-containing protein, with the protein product MKNALTTLVVCGIVAGAAMADSSRKTEIQTFDWSSRTTDCSAATPLASGTYSIAAGEDFFFSYTGTGAGIAFDTCDPLTEFDTDVRVFDACGGTQLFYKDGPSGPCGWQTNMTCNDMIFADGVEYIIVIHGFGHGSGEFGLFNLTMGAACDPPAGPPANDDMADAEEITVDGACISGNTTLATNDNLPPLFQHACYTGYYSATSSGASTDVWYWFESTGGCYTVSLCGSTYDTVLALYDGSGTPIATDDDECSLQSEITSYAAGCWLPAGPILVAVDGYGSSKGDFTLCVSSCTPSDTQDMPVAFELGKAFPNPFNPSTTINFVMGQTAEANLTVYNMAGQAVATLVNGVVSAGAQSVVFDASELTSGVYFYTLNVAGQSMTEKMVLVK